The following nucleotide sequence is from Candidatus Hydrogenedentota bacterium.
GCCAGAAGGCATCCGCCAGCAGACCCCGCAACCGCCCGCCGCGGCTTCGACTTCTTTGGACGCCTTGTTCGACCAGCCGCAGCAAGGCGGCCAGAACCCAAGCCAAGACCAGGGCCAGGACGCGCCGGCGGCCAGCCAGAGTCTCGAAGAACTGTTCAAATAGGCCCCAAACGGGCGAGAGCGGTTGCCGCGCCGCGCCGGCTGTATTACACTACGCGATCACATCGGGGAGTACCCGCTGCATGCGAAAAGGTATTGCCATAACGCTCTCTTTCGTCGCGCTGTTTCTCATTGGAATCGTGGTCTCTTCGAAATTGCAGCAGAGGAACGGCGGAACGGGCGGAATCCGCGGCTCCGGCGGCGCTGCGGCCCCGCCGGCCGCGGCGGAGGGGTCCGGCCAGAAATACGCCGTGGTAATTGGTGTCAACCACTACAACGACACCGGCATCGGAAACCTCGAGTATGCCGTCGCGGACGCCGTGGCCGTGCATCAGGCACTGACCGGCGCGCCGTCCGGTTTCGAGGCCGCGCGCGCGGTGCTGCTCGCGGACAACCAGCCCGACGAGCGCAAGCCCACCCGCGCGAACATCCTCAGCTTTCTCAACACCTACGTGAACCTCGCGGGCGCTTCCGACACCGTGCTGGTGTATTTCGCGGGTCACGGCACGACGGAAGAGGACCATCTGTACCTCTTGCCCTCGGACGCCAAGACAAGCATGCTGCACGACACCGCAGTCCCCTTCGAACGGTTGCGTGAGGTCATCGAGCAGTCGCCCGCGCAGCGCAAGGTGCTGGTCCTGGACGCGTGCCACAGCGGCGCGGGCCGCGCGGTGAACAAGATGACGCAGGCCGTGGGCGCGCAGTTCGAGCAGGCTTCGCGAGGGATGGTGGTGCTGGCCTCGTGCGGGCCGGAGGAGGTTTCGCGCGAGATGGCCGACACGGGCCACGGCGCGTTCACGCATTTTCTGCTGGAAGGTCTGGGCGGCGCGGCGGACGCGAACGGCGACGGTCTCATCGGTGCTAAGGAACTGAGCAACTTCACGTGGGACCACACGCGGCTGTGGGCGGCGTCGAAGGGCTGGGAGCAGAACCCCTGGGAACACAGCCGGGTTTCGGGGGACATCATACTCGCGCGGCCGTATGTGGTGGGTCCCGGCGCTGGCGAGACGCGTCCGCCGGTGGTGGTGACGCCCCCGCCCCCGCCGCCTCCGCCGAAGGAGCCTGAGCCGGGCGAGGTGCGGGTGTTCGAGGGCGGCGAGTTTGCATGGATACCGCCGGGGACCTTCGAGATGGGCTCGAAGCTGAGCCCTGAGCGGGTCATCGCGACGTATGCTGGGGAGGAGTGGTGGGAGGAGTGGAAGCAGTATTTCGACCGCGAGCACCCGCGGCATACGGTGACGCTGACGCGGGGTTTCTGGCTGGCAACAAAGGAGGTGACGGTAGGGGAGTTTCGTGCTTTCGCGGACGCAGCGGGCTACCAGACCGACGCTGAGAAAGGCGGCTCGGGATTTACCCTCAATCTGGAGACCGGTTCGTGGGAGGAAACGAGGGGCGCATCGTGGCGGAATCCGGGCTGGACATTGGAAGACCGTCAGCCGGTGGTGCTGGTGAGCTGGAACGATGCGGTGGCGTATTGCGAATGGCTGAGCCGGAAGACGGGGGAGACATACCGGCTGCCCGCGGAGGCGCAGTGGGAGTATGCGTGCCGCGCGGGGACGGATACGGAGTTCTGGTGGGGCGATCGGATGGAGGACGGCCGTGGCTGCCTGAACGGCGAGGACGAGACGCAGCTGCCGAATGGTAACCAGAGGACCGACCTCTTCCCCTTTTCCGATGGGTACTGGAATGTATCTCCGGTGGGGAGTTTCAAGGCAAACCCCTGGAATCTCTATGACATGCACGGGAATGTGTGGGAATGGGGTGTGGACTGGCTTGGGGATTACCCATCCAGCTCCGTGACGGACCCCGCGGGCCCGGCATCGGGCGAGTACCGGGTGGTGCGTGGCGGCTCGTGGTACTACTTCCCTTGGTGCTGTCGGTCTCCAAATCGCGGCTTTGCCCCCCCGGAAAACCGAGGCTCGGACCACGGGTTTCGTTTACTGCGGACTCCGTAACCCTGTGCACTGTAACCCTGTGCTCTTCTGCTCTTTACCCTTATCGCGCGCGTGGCACGCGATAAATTTTTTTGCGACAAGTGGGGCTTGGCGTCTTGCGGTTCCAACCACGCGAAGGGCACGTCACGTCTACGATAACGTGGCACGAAAACCTGATTGGTGCACGCGAACACGCTCAACCATTCGCATGGGCAGGATGGCCATGCCACCCAGCACGATGATGGTATATACTCCCGCGCGAGGAGGATGGTCCCATGAAACGGGGGAAGATCGCATATTGCCTGTTGTGCATCGCGCTGGCATCCGCAAGCGCTATTGCGCAGGACCGGGGCGTCGCGGGCACCGCTTCCGTGCCCGGGTCCGACGCGGAGTGTCAGGGACACAAGTTCGGGCTCATCGTAGGCGTCAACAACTATCAGGACGGCGGAATCGGCACATTGAGCTACGCGGTGGCTGATGCGCGCGCTGTATTCGAGCAATTGACACGTCTCCCGGAGGGCTTTGAACCCGACCGGCTTGTATTGCTCTGCGATGACGCTGTCGGTGACCGCCAGCCAACCCGGAACCGCATCATCCACTACCTTAACGCGGTCACGAAGATGACGCAGCCGCAGGACACGATTCTCGTCTACTTCGGAGGACATGGCACGGCGCTGCCGGGCGCGGATGGGGGCCCATCGGCGTTGTATCTGCTTCCCTCGGACGCATCGCTCACGGATGTCGCCCAGACGGGCATCGCGTTCGCGTACGTGCAAGAACTGCTGGAGCATGCGCCCGCTCAACGCAAGGTCGTGGTCCTGGATGCGTGCCACAGCGGCGCGGGAAGAAGCATCAATCAGCTTTCCGCCGACACGGCGGCGCAATTCGAGCGGGCTTCGCGCGGCATGCTCGTGCTCGCTTCGTGCGGGCCTGACGAAGTGTCGCACGAGATGCCGGAAATGGGCCACGGCGCGTTCACGTATTTTCTGCTCGACGGCCTTGAGGGGCACGCGGACGGCAACGCGGACGGGGTACTTACGGCGTCGGAAGTGGCCGCACACGTGTGGGACAAGACGAGCACGTGGGCGCTCCAGAAGGGCTTTGTGCAGAATCCATGGCGCGGAGGGTTCCAAACGGGCGAGTTCGTACTGGCGCGGCTCGTGCCGGCCGCGAGCGGTCAGGAATCCGCGGATGCGCTGAGAAGAACTGCGGAAGAAGCGCGCCTGGCGGCGGAAAACGCCGAAGCCTCTCTGACTGACAACGTCCGGAAATACGCCAGCGAAGAAGTGGCCGCGGGCGATGCCGCGCTGGCTGCGGCGCGGTCCGCGGGTGAACAATACGCTGCCGCGTGTGAGCAGTACACGCTCGCGCGAGCCAAGTACGAAGACGCGATGCGGCTGACCCCGGAACGGATGCGCGCCGCCAACCCGCCCCAGGTAGAAATCCGCAACGTGCGGGTGGAAACCGCGAATCAGAATGGTCAGCAGGGATTGGAGATTCTTTCCGATGTAACGCTGACCGGACTTGAGGGCGAAAAGGTGGAGTTGGCGGCGTATTTCGAGGACCAATCGGGCCATGCGCTGGAAGACCGCGATGGCCAGTGCCGTTCCAGCCGTGGCCAGGTGTACTCAGGCAAGATGCTGGAAATTCGAGAGGACCCTGAACAGGAAACCGCCTTCGGACTGTTCTTACCTTACTCGCAGCTGGACCTTGTGCAGGCAGGCAAACATACCCTCGCCGTGCGCGTGCACGTCTGGCACGTGGTCCCGGGCAAATGGCAGGACCTGGGCTCCAGCGAAGCGATGCGCTTCGACGTGGATGTGCGGCCCGCGCAGGCTTCGGCACCGGCGCAAAGACCAAGAACATTGGTCTTTAACAGTCTCATCTTCCATCCCAACAGCTTCGCCATGGCTCCCGAAGGCAGAGTGGAGATTGACAAGCTAGTCACTTTGATGCGGGAAGACTCCAGAGTCACCGTAGTCGTCGAAGGCCATGCATCCCCGGACGAAGAAGACCCCGAGGGCATATCGCAGAAACGGGCGGAAGCCGTGCGGCAGTTCATCGTTCAGTCCGGTATCGACCCCGGCCGAGTAGTGGCCGTCGGCAAGGGCGTAAGGGAACCCGGGTTTGACCTGAGCACGCACGCGAATCGCGCATTGAACCAGCGTGTGGTATTCAACGTCACCGTGGCCCAGTGACAAGATGCCGCTTCGGCTTTCCCGCGTGCGCGCAGACGCCGCATGGTCTCCATGAGTGCCCGTCCATGTCTTGAACCCGTGCCAAGACCACGATGTATACTCGAGTGCGAGGAGGGCGGACACATGAAACCAGGCTATATGACCTGCCACTTGTGTTGTATTCTGCTGGCATGTACTTGCGCAGTCGGGCAGGACCGGGGCTCCGGAGGCACGAGCACGCCGACATCGGTTTCCGGCGGCTCGCGCGTGGCGCTCGTTATTGGAAATTCGGCGTATCAGGACGAACGTCTGCAGAATCCTGTGAATGACGCCGGGGATATGGCCGCGGTTCTTCGTGATTGCGGCTTCTCCGTGACGCTCATAACCGATGCTACCTACGAAGTCATGGACGGGGCTGTTGCGGACTTCGGGCACATGATTAGGGGGGCGGACACGGCGTTGTTCTACTTTGCGGGCCACGGTCTGCAGGTTGAGAGTGAGAACTTCCTGGTGCCAATCGATGCAACGCTGGAATCGCCCAACGAAGCGAAGCACCGTTGCCTGAGCATGGGGCTTGTCCTCGCCAAGATGGACTCGGCGGGCGCCAACATCAATATCGTGATTCTCGACGCCTGCCGCAACAACCCCTTCGCGCGCCGTTTCCGCAGCGCCCAACGGGGCCTTGCCAGCATGGAAGCGGCAAAAGGCACGGTTATTGTCTACGCGACCGCTCCAGGCGAAGTGGCTGCTGACGGCGACGGGCGCAATGGGGTATTCACGAAACACCTTCTGCAGAATCTGGCCACACCCGGTATCGAACTGCGCGACGTGCTCATGCAAACCCGGATAGACGTGGCTCGAGAAACCGGAGACAAACAAGTTCCCTGGGAGAACTCATCGCTCATGGGCCATTTCTATTTTCATGGCAAGGACAGTGGGAATCTCCAGGGGCCGGCCGCCAGCCCGCAACTGCACACAGGCCAATATACGGGCTCTTGGACCAAGACAAACGGAAGGATTTCGACATTCACGTTCTACCTGGTAGAGAACAATCCCGGACGCTATCGCGCCGTGGGCACAGTTGAGGGGTGGACATGCTGGGAGGTGTTCACGGGTCAGTTGCAGGGAGACGAACTGCTCATGAAGGGCGTGGACGTGACACGAAATACCCGTCCCAAGGACGCCTATGCGCTCGATACTCTCCGTCTGCGATTCGAGGGGGGCAACCGCGAGTTGCGCGGCAATTGGGAGGACAACGAAGCCGACTCGGGGCCCGTCATCCTGAGGTTTGTCTGTCCGCTGGATAAGGATAACGAGTTTGCGAACATTCTGAGAGGCGAATAGTAGGGCTTATGAGGTGCGTTTCATGGTAAACCTATCCTTGCGCAATACGGCTTGGCGTCTTCTTACAAACTGCACCCTTATCCTGGCCGCCAGCGTCTTGCTTCCCGGCCCCGCCTATGCCCAGCGCGGAGCGGGGGGCACGGCGAGCGTGCCTGTGCCGGCGGCGCAGAAGTGGGCGGTCATCATCGGGGCAGGCGGTTATGAGGACCAGGGTCTGACGCCGCTGCCGAATGCCGTGAATGACGCCAAGGGCGTCTATGCCGCGCTGACCGGCGCGCCGGACGGGTTCCCCGCGCGCAACACGGTGCTGATGGTGGATGACGCGGCGGAGCCGCTGCACCGGCCCACGCGCAGCAACATCCTGGCCATTCTCGGGCAGTGGGTGTCGCTCGCGGGGCCTGAGGACTCGCTGCTGGTGTATTTCGCCGGGCACGGACTCGAGCTGGGCGGCAAGCTCGCGCTGATGCCGCTGGACGGGCGCACGGCGGACGTCGAGAACACGTGCATCCCCTTCGCGATGTTCGAGTCGAAGCTGGAATCCTGCGCGGCGAAACGGTCGCTGGTCATCCTGGACGCGTGCCACTCGGGCGCGGGCCGCAGTGGTTCCGGCATGACGCCGGGCATGATGGCCGACATCGAAAAACACTCGGAGGGCCGCATCACGCTGGCCTCCTGCAAGCAGGACGAAGTCTCCCACGAATACGAAGCGGGCCATGGCGCGTTCACGTGGTTTCTGCTTCAGGGTTTGGGCGGCGGCGCGGACGCCAACGGCGACGGCGTCGTCTCAGCGCTGGAACTGAGCAATTACACCTTCGAGGAGACCCGCCGCTGGGCCGCGGGCAAGGCCCTGAAACAGACCCCGCGCCTCATTTCCGACATCTCCGGCGACATCGTGCTGGCAAAGGTCACTGTGGTGCGTCCGCCGGAGCCTGCGCGTCCTCCGGCAGTAACCCAACCCGCGCAGTCGCCGCAGGTGACGGTGACGACGGGCCAGCCGAAGCCCGGCGACGTGCAGACGGTGGACCTGGGAGGCGGCGTGACGCTGGAACTGGTCTGGATACCTCCGGGAACGTTTACGATGGGCAGCCCGGAGAGCGAGGCGGGGCGCGATAACGACGAGACGCAGCATCAAGTGACGCTCAGCAAGGGCTTCTGGCTGGGCAAGTACGAGGTGACGCAGGGTCAATGGGAGCGGGTGATGGGGAGCAACCCGAGCACTTTCGAGGGCGACCCGCGTTTGCCGGTGGAGACCGTATCCTGGGAGGACTGTCAGGAGTTCCTTGATAAGTTGAACGGCCGCGTGAGCGGGGGTGGTTTCCGTTTGCCGACGGAAGCGCAGTGGGAGTACGCGTGCCGCGCGGGGACGGCGACGCCTTTCCATTTCGGTCAGACGATTTCGACGGAGCAGGCGAACTACGACGGCAACTATACCTATGGTAATGGCCGGGAGGGTGTATATCGGGAGAGGACGGTGGTAGTGGGCAGTTTTCCGTCGAACGCTTGGGGTCTGCACGACATGCATGGAAACATATGGGAATGGTGCTCGGACTGGTATGACTCGGATTTCTATGCAAAGAGCCCCGCGCGCGATCCTGAGAATACTGCGAAAAGTGGGGCTCGCGTCTTGCGGGGCGGCTCCTGGTACAGCAATCCCTGGTACTGCCGTTCAGCGATCCGGGACAGGGTCAACCCGTCGAACCGGGACAGCACCTGGGGTTTCCGGGTGGTTCGCGTTCCCTCCGCGTAGTGGACACTTGGCGCTTGAGTCCTTGGGCCCTTGGGGTGGGGGGTCCAGGGTGGCTTCCCCCCTCTGTCGGCGGCGATTGTGGTTTTTGGAGGTTCTTCAACTCGTTCCCAAGAGTTGCACTTGGGAACGAGCCTGGGTGGTGTAACTTGGGAACGAGCCGTGGAGTTCCGGTTGCTGCGACCTCCGTAGTCCTTGTCTCTGTAGCCCTGTTGCCCTGTGCTCTTTTGCTCTTTACACTCCGATAGGGGTAGGGCGTCCCGCCCGTGCAGGTCAATGACAGAGGATTAGGAGCATGGTCCCCGCTTTCGCGGGGATGATGCCCATGCCACGGTGGCGCGGGTGTCCCGCCTGCCGCGGGTCCATGCCCACGATGAAGGCCCGTCTACTTGCGGTGGCTGGTCATAAGTTGCAGCAGGCGGGTCCACTCTTCCGGCGGCAGATGGCGCAAATTATCGGCCAGAGCCGCGACCGGGTCGGCTTCCGGCTCCGGAATGTCGCCCTGCGGACGGGTGCAAGGGTTGGTGCAAGAGAGTTTGTCATACCCTGTAAGTCCTTTAGTGTCAGCACTTAGAACCTCGGCCTCCTTGTTTCGGGACCAAGAGGTCGGAGGTTCAAATCCTCTCACCCCGACCACTTCTTTCCGGAATGTGCACGTTTCCCCTTCGCTCTCGCAGTAGGTATCCACTCGTTTCAAAGGGCTTTCCTTGAACTTGCTTC
It contains:
- a CDS encoding SUMF1/EgtB/PvdO family nonheme iron enzyme, which encodes MRKGIAITLSFVALFLIGIVVSSKLQQRNGGTGGIRGSGGAAAPPAAAEGSGQKYAVVIGVNHYNDTGIGNLEYAVADAVAVHQALTGAPSGFEAARAVLLADNQPDERKPTRANILSFLNTYVNLAGASDTVLVYFAGHGTTEEDHLYLLPSDAKTSMLHDTAVPFERLREVIEQSPAQRKVLVLDACHSGAGRAVNKMTQAVGAQFEQASRGMVVLASCGPEEVSREMADTGHGAFTHFLLEGLGGAADANGDGLIGAKELSNFTWDHTRLWAASKGWEQNPWEHSRVSGDIILARPYVVGPGAGETRPPVVVTPPPPPPPPKEPEPGEVRVFEGGEFAWIPPGTFEMGSKLSPERVIATYAGEEWWEEWKQYFDREHPRHTVTLTRGFWLATKEVTVGEFRAFADAAGYQTDAEKGGSGFTLNLETGSWEETRGASWRNPGWTLEDRQPVVLVSWNDAVAYCEWLSRKTGETYRLPAEAQWEYACRAGTDTEFWWGDRMEDGRGCLNGEDETQLPNGNQRTDLFPFSDGYWNVSPVGSFKANPWNLYDMHGNVWEWGVDWLGDYPSSSVTDPAGPASGEYRVVRGGSWYYFPWCCRSPNRGFAPPENRGSDHGFRLLRTP
- a CDS encoding caspase family protein — translated: MKRGKIAYCLLCIALASASAIAQDRGVAGTASVPGSDAECQGHKFGLIVGVNNYQDGGIGTLSYAVADARAVFEQLTRLPEGFEPDRLVLLCDDAVGDRQPTRNRIIHYLNAVTKMTQPQDTILVYFGGHGTALPGADGGPSALYLLPSDASLTDVAQTGIAFAYVQELLEHAPAQRKVVVLDACHSGAGRSINQLSADTAAQFERASRGMLVLASCGPDEVSHEMPEMGHGAFTYFLLDGLEGHADGNADGVLTASEVAAHVWDKTSTWALQKGFVQNPWRGGFQTGEFVLARLVPAASGQESADALRRTAEEARLAAENAEASLTDNVRKYASEEVAAGDAALAAARSAGEQYAAACEQYTLARAKYEDAMRLTPERMRAANPPQVEIRNVRVETANQNGQQGLEILSDVTLTGLEGEKVELAAYFEDQSGHALEDRDGQCRSSRGQVYSGKMLEIREDPEQETAFGLFLPYSQLDLVQAGKHTLAVRVHVWHVVPGKWQDLGSSEAMRFDVDVRPAQASAPAQRPRTLVFNSLIFHPNSFAMAPEGRVEIDKLVTLMREDSRVTVVVEGHASPDEEDPEGISQKRAEAVRQFIVQSGIDPGRVVAVGKGVREPGFDLSTHANRALNQRVVFNVTVAQ
- a CDS encoding caspase family protein; protein product: MKPGYMTCHLCCILLACTCAVGQDRGSGGTSTPTSVSGGSRVALVIGNSAYQDERLQNPVNDAGDMAAVLRDCGFSVTLITDATYEVMDGAVADFGHMIRGADTALFYFAGHGLQVESENFLVPIDATLESPNEAKHRCLSMGLVLAKMDSAGANINIVILDACRNNPFARRFRSAQRGLASMEAAKGTVIVYATAPGEVAADGDGRNGVFTKHLLQNLATPGIELRDVLMQTRIDVARETGDKQVPWENSSLMGHFYFHGKDSGNLQGPAASPQLHTGQYTGSWTKTNGRISTFTFYLVENNPGRYRAVGTVEGWTCWEVFTGQLQGDELLMKGVDVTRNTRPKDAYALDTLRLRFEGGNRELRGNWEDNEADSGPVILRFVCPLDKDNEFANILRGE
- a CDS encoding SUMF1/EgtB/PvdO family nonheme iron enzyme, producing MVNLSLRNTAWRLLTNCTLILAASVLLPGPAYAQRGAGGTASVPVPAAQKWAVIIGAGGYEDQGLTPLPNAVNDAKGVYAALTGAPDGFPARNTVLMVDDAAEPLHRPTRSNILAILGQWVSLAGPEDSLLVYFAGHGLELGGKLALMPLDGRTADVENTCIPFAMFESKLESCAAKRSLVILDACHSGAGRSGSGMTPGMMADIEKHSEGRITLASCKQDEVSHEYEAGHGAFTWFLLQGLGGGADANGDGVVSALELSNYTFEETRRWAAGKALKQTPRLISDISGDIVLAKVTVVRPPEPARPPAVTQPAQSPQVTVTTGQPKPGDVQTVDLGGGVTLELVWIPPGTFTMGSPESEAGRDNDETQHQVTLSKGFWLGKYEVTQGQWERVMGSNPSTFEGDPRLPVETVSWEDCQEFLDKLNGRVSGGGFRLPTEAQWEYACRAGTATPFHFGQTISTEQANYDGNYTYGNGREGVYRERTVVVGSFPSNAWGLHDMHGNIWEWCSDWYDSDFYAKSPARDPENTAKSGARVLRGGSWYSNPWYCRSAIRDRVNPSNRDSTWGFRVVRVPSA